The DNA region CTTTTTTCAGTTCGTTCTTGAAAATGTGGTCGAGCCATATCTTTGTTGCTCTTCCGTTTCCCTCACGGAATGGGTGACAGATATTCATCTCAACGTATTTTTCTAAAGACATAAATAATCACCTTGTAACCGATACGGTTTCTGAGACCTTATTATAAAAAAGACCCATCAAACATCATGTTCAGCTATGTCTAAGTGAGACTATTTGATAATCGATCGATTCGGCTGCCTAGTATACGTATTGAACAACCTATATTATTTTTTCATCCATCCCGGAATATATTCATCTTTGCCGCTCATATCGACTATCATGAATCTGGTATCCCCGAACTCCAAACGCAGCACAGCATAATCGCCAAAGGTCGTGAGCTTCTCAATGTTCCGGTCATTTGCAAAGCCGCCATACGAACGCCAGGCAAATCCAAGATCATCAATATTGTGACCTTTCAGCTTTTCAAGAGGATAATAGACCATAACATCTCCGTAGCGGGTCTCGAACCCCCACGGATCTGAAACGGGCGTGTCAATATATTCTCGCTCGTCATAAGCCGAATTGTAATCAGAGCCTCCCCATACGAAGCCCATATTGAAGAGTCCAAGATCCATCTTGGTGGGAGGAGACGTTTCCTCCGATTCCGGAAAGCCTCTGATTTCCACCGGAAGATAGGCATACTTAAACGCCCCGCAATCCTTCAGATCTATCGCGAGCTTCTTCTTTTCGCCGCTCAAATTGTCGATATGTTCGGTAATATATGGGACTGCATACTCGTATTTTAAGTTGCTTTCACCCGAACCAAGGAACTCCTGAAATTCATCAAGATGCTCCGCAGTGTCAAAAGCAGTCAGGCTGTATGTGAAATTCAGCTCAGACAATCTCTGATCGATATCCGAATCTTCAAGGGAGCTTTCAGCCACACACACGCTGATGCTTCCCTTACCGTTTTTCTTTATCATCTCAACCAAATTAGTACCGTCATAGTAATCTGAGAATCCGCCGTAAAGCGAGTTTCCGGTCTTCCACTCGTCATTATCGCCGAGCCATAGGTCAGAGATATAGGATTTCGGAAACTCCGCCTCTATCATGTCCTTGAATTCCGCACATATATCGTCAAACTGATATGAATCCTTGCATCTGATATTATCCCCATCAGAGGTATTCACCCAGACAGTAAACTTTCTACCGTCATATTCCGAAGAAAACTCATATACACTCTCTTCAAGCAGCCACTTTTGTCTCAGAGGGTACTCGCTCTCGTCGCTCATTGGTGCATCAAAGCCATATTTTGACTGCAAATATTCCTGTGCCTGAGCCGCCGCAGCATCATGCAGCTTCTTGGCTTCGGCTTTATTTTTGACTTCATTATATGTCTTGTACGAAAAGAACGCCGCCATAGCGCTAATCCCTACTGCGATCACTATTTTCCTTGCTTTCATTCTGTTCACCTGATTCATATTAAAATACTTGTGTGTTTCTTTCTGTTATATATTATACTACTTAATAGAACTTTTGTCTAGTATTTTCCATAATCATTTTCGTTAATGCCATTTTAGCTATCCTGTATGGATCGCCGTTTGGATGTATCCATTCACTCAGACTATCTTTACCTAGTATCAACGGCATTCGATCTTGAATACTTCTTACGGGAGTGACCGCTTCTCTTGTAAGCACGGTGAACATCGGTACCTGAACGCCTCTATGCTCTTCAAAACGGTATACCCCTTCGCTTTGATCCGATGACCCGCCAGCATACCATAAAGTATAAATTCAATCATGACCGTAAAGTTATGAAGTTCTCACTTTTTAATTATCACGCTGTCCGACATACGCATGGACCTTTCCTGATACTTTAAAAAAAGGCATTCACCAAACGATGAATGCCTTGTAGTTTATTCGCCTTGGAATTCAGCTCTGCTGAGAGTAATTCCTGTCATTTGTATCATACTTCAGGAAGAGTATCTGTCATTTTCAGAATATATTTTCTGACAGCCACAGCATCTGCCTCGGTTATGCCATCGCCATTGCCCGAACAATCAGCGTTTATTTTTCCCTGCTCAGTCAGCGTATACTTTGAAGGTGCTGACAATGTCTGCTTGATAAGTACGAAATCAGAAATATCCACTTCTCCGTCGCAGTTTGCATCACCATAAAGTACCTTTGGATTATCCTGAGTATTGCTCTCTGTTACGGGAGCCATGCTCGGTTCGGTATCACCCCACCAGTCCCATCGGTCAGCGGTACGGTATTTCTCCATATTTCCGCCTGCCGAAGTCCAGGTAAATACATTGTCGTAAAGATGCCCTTCGTTATAATAAAACTGTGCCATCGAACAGATCTCATCAGCATAGGTCTTGTATGCACCATCGTCCTCAGCCATGTAGCACCAGCCTGTATTAAAGCCCTTCAGGCTGTTCCTTATGACCTGATAGCCGTGCATTCCCTCTTCATTAATGCAGATCTCTGCAAAGTGGAGTATCTTTCTGATACCCATGTGATTTGAGATTATACAATCATAGAAATTGGATTCCGTGAAAGAATACTGATACATCTCAGGAACGTTGTCCTCGGGCATGAACTTGGGGTTGCAGTCTGCAAAAGCTGTAACAGCGGTCTGAAGAGTACCGTATGCATGGGCAGAGTTAACACCCCAGCCGTCTTCATAAGCTGTTTCATGGTCTGAGCCTATCTTGCCTTCACCCAGAGTGGATTCACGGGAACCAAGTCCAAGAAACAAAGCATACACCTTTTCACGCTCAGGCTGTCCAAGACGAGTGGAGATAAGTTCCCAGTGCTCATCTATCTCTTTATAGAGAGCGTACTTTACCTCCTGCACTGTCATATTATGGTTGATAGCTCGTATCTCAGCCGTTGAAGCGTTTG from Ruminococcus albus AD2013 includes:
- a CDS encoding SOS response-associated peptidase family protein, with translation MYTLWYAGGSSDQSEGVYRFEEHRGVQVPMFTVLTREAVTPVRSIQDRMPLILGKDSLSEWIHPNGDPYRIAKMALTKMIMENTRQKFY
- a CDS encoding dockerin type I repeat-containing protein, which gives rise to MNKKRFFGVITAAAMIVSSMSISAGDMDTSIVASADEWYCAGSTCDPLHDTSRDIQKEGVGNPLGFGERNTPANASTAEIRAINHNMTVQEVKYALYKEIDEHWELISTRLGQPEREKVYALFLGLGSRESTLGEGKIGSDHETAYEDGWGVNSAHAYGTLQTAVTAFADCNPKFMPEDNVPEMYQYSFTESNFYDCIISNHMGIRKILHFAEICINEEGMHGYQVIRNSLKGFNTGWCYMAEDDGAYKTYADEICSMAQFYYNEGHLYDNVFTWTSAGGNMEKYRTADRWDWWGDTEPSMAPVTESNTQDNPKVLYGDANCDGEVDISDFVLIKQTLSAPSKYTLTEQGKINADCSGNGDGITEADAVAVRKYILKMTDTLPEV